The genomic stretch CGAGCGATGTGGACAACCCGCTGCTCGGCCCGCACGGGGCCGCCGCCGTGTACGGACCCCAGAAGGGCGCCACACCTGAGGATGTCACGACGCTGGAAGCGGCGCTCTCCCGGCTGGCGGCCGTGGCCACACAGACCCACGGGCTGCTCGGGGCGGTCGAGCATGACGACACTCCCCGTCCCATGGGCGTCGCCGGGGCGCCCGGGGCGGGGGCGGCCGGCGGGGTCGGGTTCGCGGCGCTGGCGTTCCTGCACGCCGACATCCGGCCCGGCATCGACTACCTGCTGGGCCTGCTCGGGTTCGGCACCCACGTCCAGGGCGCGCGGCTGGTCGTCACCGGTGAGGGGTCGCTGGACGAGCAGTCACTGCGCGGCAAGGCGCCGATCGGCGTGGCCCAGGCGGCGGCCAAGGCGGGCGTGCCGGTGGTGGCCGTCTGCGGGCGGCGTACGCTCAGCGACGAGGAGCTGAAGGCCGCCGGCATCCAGGCCGCGTACGCCCTCACGGACCTGGAGCCCGACCTCGCCCGCTGCATGGCGGAGGCCGGGCCCCTGCTGGAGCAACTCGCCGCCAGGATCGCCGCCGACCATCTCGAAGGGGAGTAAATGACGCAGCTGGACCTCGTGGTCCGGTCCCGCCGGACCGTCACGCCGGAAGGGGAGCGGGCGGCCGCGGTGGCCGTACAGGGAGAGAAGATCATCGCCTTGTACGACTACGCCGCGCCGCTCGACGCCGCCGAGGACATCGACCTGCGCGACCTGGCGCTGCTCCCCGGGCTGGTCGACACGCACGTCCACGTCAACGAGCCCGGGCGCACGCACTGGGAGGGGTTCGACTCGGCCACCAGGGCGGCGGCCGCGGGCGGCGTCACCACGATCGTCGACATGCCGCTCAACTCCCTGCCGCCCACGGTCAGCGTGGCGGCTCTGGAGGAGAAGCTCGCGGCCGCGCGCGGGCAGTGCCACGTGGACGTCGGGTTCTGGGGCGGGGCCGTGCCGGGCAACGTCAAGGAGCTCGCGCCGCTGCACGAGCGCGGCGTGTACGGGTTCAAGTGCTTCATGTCGCCGTCGGGGGTGGACGAGTTCCCGCCTCTGGAGCACGCCGACCTGCGGCGGGCGCTGGAGGAGATCGCCGGGTTCCGAGCTCCGGCGGGCGGCGGCGGGCTGATGGTGGTGCACGCCGAGGACCCGGCCCTGCTGCGGGAGCCCGCCGGCCCCACCTATCCGGAATTCCTGGAATCGCGGCCCGGGACGTCGGAGCGCAGCGCCGTCGAGCGGGTCGTCGAGCTGGCCAGGGAGACCGGCGCCCGGGTCCACATCCTGCACGTCTCCAGCGCCGACTGCCTGGACGTGCTGGAGGCCGCGCAGGCCGGTGGCGTGGCGGTCACGGCCGAGACGTGCCCTCACTACCTGACGCTGACGGCCGAGCAGGTGCCGGAGGGGGCCACGGCGTACAAGTGCTGCCCGCCCATCCGCTCCGAGGTCAACCGGGACCGGCTGTGGGACGGGCTGGCGAGAGGTGTGCTGAGCTGTGTCGTGTCCGACCACTCGCCGTCCCCTGCCGACCTGAAGGTGCCCGACTTCGCCGCCGCCTGGGGCGGCATCGCCTCGCTCCAGCTCGGGTTGCCCGCCGTGTGGACGGAGGCGTCCCGCCGGGGGTACGGGCTGGGTGATGTGGTGCGCTGGATGTCCGCCAATCCGGCGGCGTTGGCCGAAATTTCTGGAAAAGGCGGCATAAAGCCGGGCAATGATGCCGACCTGGTCGCCTTCGATCCCGTCGCCGACAACCCCGTGGACGCCGCCCGCCTGCACCACAAGAACCCGGTCACCCCGTACCACGGCCGCGTACTCAAGGGCGCCGTCCTGACCACGTGGCTGCGGGGGCGTCCGGTGGACGGCGAGCCGCACGGACGCTTCCTGCCTGCCGGGCAGCGCATGATGGCCGGAGAGCCGGCCGAGCAGCACATGATCTTGGGAGAGAAATAGATGTCGCGCTTCATCACCCTGCCGGACCTCGCCCTGCGCACGCTCGGCGGCTCCGTCGTGGCCGCCAGCGACGAGTCGTTCGCCGAGAAGGAGAGCCTGATCCGGCCGGGGCGGCCCGGCTTCCAGGCGGAGACGTTCGGCAACAAGGGCCAGGTCTACGACGGCTGGGAGACCCGCCGCCGCCGCGAGCCCGGCCACGACTGGGCGCTGGTGCGCCTCGGGATCCCCGGCGTGATCCGCGGCGTGGTGATCGACACGGCCTGGTTCAAGGGCAACTACCCGCCGCACGCCTCCGTCGAGGCCGCGGCCGTCGTCGGCTATCCGTCACCGGCCGAGCTGCTGGCCGCCGACTGGGTGGAGATCGTCCCGAGATCCGAGCTCAAGGGGGACGCCGAGCATCACCTCACCGTCACCGACGAGGGCCGCTACACCCACGTACGGCTCAACATCTTCCCCGACGGGGGCGTCGCCCGCCTCCGCGTGCACGGCGAGCCCCGGCCCGACCTGTCCGTCCACGAGGGCCTCAGCCTCGACCTGGCCGCCCTCCAGAACGGCGCCCTGGTCACCGCCTGCTCCAACGAGTTCTACTCGGCGCCCAACAACGTCATCTTCCCCGGGCTGGCCCGCCACCAGGCGGAAGGCTGGGAGACCGCGCGGCGCCGGGACGAGGGCAACGACTGGCTCGTGATCCGCCTGGCCGGCCGCGGCATCATCCGGCTCGCCGAGATCGACACCACGAACCTGCTCTTCAACGCCCCCGGCTGGGTCTCCCTGA from Nonomuraea polychroma encodes the following:
- a CDS encoding glycerate kinase, whose product is MVQHVLVAPDKFKGSLTAAEVARRVSAGLGVPTVELPVADGGDGTVDAAVACGFERITIEVTGPTGERIPASYGRHPGDGTAVVELAEASGLRRLPGEREPLTATSYGTGELVADAVRRGAKRVVLGLGGSACTDGGAGMAQALGVRLLDAGGNELPRGGAALKGLDRIDMSGFMDISGVEFVVASDVDNPLLGPHGAAAVYGPQKGATPEDVTTLEAALSRLAAVATQTHGLLGAVEHDDTPRPMGVAGAPGAGAAGGVGFAALAFLHADIRPGIDYLLGLLGFGTHVQGARLVVTGEGSLDEQSLRGKAPIGVAQAAAKAGVPVVAVCGRRTLSDEELKAAGIQAAYALTDLEPDLARCMAEAGPLLEQLAARIAADHLEGE
- the allB gene encoding allantoinase AllB, encoding MTQLDLVVRSRRTVTPEGERAAAVAVQGEKIIALYDYAAPLDAAEDIDLRDLALLPGLVDTHVHVNEPGRTHWEGFDSATRAAAAGGVTTIVDMPLNSLPPTVSVAALEEKLAAARGQCHVDVGFWGGAVPGNVKELAPLHERGVYGFKCFMSPSGVDEFPPLEHADLRRALEEIAGFRAPAGGGGLMVVHAEDPALLREPAGPTYPEFLESRPGTSERSAVERVVELARETGARVHILHVSSADCLDVLEAAQAGGVAVTAETCPHYLTLTAEQVPEGATAYKCCPPIRSEVNRDRLWDGLARGVLSCVVSDHSPSPADLKVPDFAAAWGGIASLQLGLPAVWTEASRRGYGLGDVVRWMSANPAALAEISGKGGIKPGNDADLVAFDPVADNPVDAARLHHKNPVTPYHGRVLKGAVLTTWLRGRPVDGEPHGRFLPAGQRMMAGEPAEQHMILGEK
- the alc gene encoding allantoicase, which codes for MSRFITLPDLALRTLGGSVVAASDESFAEKESLIRPGRPGFQAETFGNKGQVYDGWETRRRREPGHDWALVRLGIPGVIRGVVIDTAWFKGNYPPHASVEAAAVVGYPSPAELLAADWVEIVPRSELKGDAEHHLTVTDEGRYTHVRLNIFPDGGVARLRVHGEPRPDLSVHEGLSLDLAALQNGALVTACSNEFYSAPNNVIFPGLARHQAEGWETARRRDEGNDWLVIRLAGRGIIRLAEIDTTNLLFNAPGWVSLTGLDGEGPDARHVDLLPRTRLQPDTSHRFRLDHTDPVTHVRVDIYPDGGLARVRLHGHLT